The following coding sequences lie in one Sinorhizobium fredii USDA 257 genomic window:
- a CDS encoding phosphotransferase, with protein sequence MGHKHQCGPARVPELSEACHPVGAAEAEEIAERLYGARGSATRFETEKDDTFLLNCAAQGKFVLKIAHPSERMEELDFQVALMRHLEQQAPDLPIPRALRDVDGADLPIVTTSAGERRVVRLITFLPGTPLDRTSATAPQRERIGEILAKLRHSMADFSHPADGRAVAWDVTHLPDLTDLLSFIPAGGKRAWTVRALERFAEVKPSLDLCRRQVLHNDFNTSNLVVDHASPQFLTGVIDFGDAVRTAIAVDVSTALMNQMPKTFDHGNRRDLFDEPRDVLRGYLRHAELTDEELRLIPFLSMGRLAVRALLTCWRAEIFPENSRYILRNTEAGWAHLEWFHSISTAQISDLLTR encoded by the coding sequence ATGGGTCACAAGCATCAGTGCGGGCCAGCCCGCGTCCCTGAGCTTTCCGAGGCGTGTCATCCCGTAGGCGCTGCGGAAGCCGAAGAAATCGCCGAACGGCTATATGGCGCGCGTGGCTCGGCCACGCGCTTTGAAACTGAGAAAGACGACACGTTCCTCCTCAACTGCGCGGCCCAGGGGAAGTTCGTGCTAAAGATCGCTCATCCTTCCGAGCGGATGGAGGAGCTCGATTTCCAGGTCGCGCTGATGCGTCATCTCGAGCAGCAGGCCCCTGATTTACCCATCCCCCGTGCACTTCGCGACGTCGACGGCGCGGATTTGCCCATCGTCACTACGAGTGCCGGCGAGCGGCGGGTGGTGCGGCTCATTACCTTCCTCCCCGGTACTCCGCTCGACCGGACATCTGCCACAGCCCCACAGCGCGAACGGATCGGCGAAATCCTGGCAAAGCTGCGTCATTCCATGGCCGATTTCTCGCATCCCGCAGACGGTCGGGCGGTGGCATGGGACGTCACCCATCTGCCCGATCTCACCGATCTGTTGAGCTTCATCCCCGCGGGCGGCAAGCGGGCCTGGACCGTCCGCGCGCTCGAGCGGTTTGCCGAAGTCAAGCCGAGCCTCGACCTGTGCCGGCGGCAGGTGCTCCACAACGACTTCAATACGTCGAACCTGGTCGTCGATCACGCCAGCCCGCAGTTCCTGACCGGCGTCATCGACTTCGGCGATGCGGTCCGTACCGCCATCGCCGTCGATGTCTCCACGGCGTTGATGAATCAGATGCCAAAAACGTTCGACCATGGGAACCGGCGTGACCTGTTCGACGAACCGCGCGACGTTCTGCGCGGCTATCTCCGCCACGCCGAACTGACGGACGAGGAACTCCGGCTCATCCCCTTCCTGTCGATGGGCCGTCTTGCGGTCCGTGCGCTGCTGACGTGCTGGCGCGCCGAAATCTTCCCCGAGAATAGCCGCTATATCCTGCGCAATACCGAAGCCGGCTGGGCCCACCTCGAGTGGTTCCACTCGATTTCGACCGCACAGATTTCCGATCTTCTGACACGATAG
- a CDS encoding haloacid dehalogenase type II, with protein sequence MTQFRPKYVTFDCYGTLTNFDMAGAARRVYGERLSPEAMAGFVEAFRGYRLDEVLGPWKPFLEVVHNSIERSCKRIGIPFKPEDAQRIYDEVPTWGPHPDVPAGLSRVAKEIPLVILSNSMNSLIMSNVEKLGAPIHMVITAEEVGAYKPLMKGFEYMLDKLGCGPEDITHVSSSFRYDLMTAYDLGIKSKVWVNRGHEPANPYYEYTEIKDIGGLAAAVGLEPALKRA encoded by the coding sequence ATGACTCAATTTCGACCGAAGTACGTCACCTTCGACTGCTACGGCACGCTCACCAATTTCGACATGGCCGGCGCTGCGCGACGCGTCTACGGCGAGCGTCTCTCCCCAGAAGCGATGGCCGGCTTTGTCGAGGCTTTTAGAGGCTATCGCCTTGACGAGGTGCTAGGGCCATGGAAACCTTTCCTCGAAGTGGTGCACAATTCCATCGAACGCAGCTGCAAACGCATCGGTATCCCGTTCAAACCGGAAGACGCGCAACGCATCTATGACGAAGTGCCAACCTGGGGTCCGCACCCGGACGTCCCGGCTGGCCTGTCCAGGGTGGCCAAGGAAATTCCGTTGGTCATCCTGTCGAACTCGATGAACAGCCTGATCATGTCGAACGTGGAAAAGCTGGGCGCGCCCATTCATATGGTAATCACGGCAGAAGAAGTCGGGGCATACAAACCTCTGATGAAGGGCTTCGAATACATGCTCGACAAGCTCGGCTGCGGGCCCGAAGACATTACTCATGTGTCCTCATCCTTCCGCTACGACCTGATGACCGCCTATGACCTCGGCATCAAGAGCAAGGTCTGGGTCAACCGCGGCCATGAGCCGGCCAATCCCTATTACGAATACACCGAGATCAAGGATATCGGCGGGTTAGCCGCCGCCGTTGGCCTGGAGCCAGCCCTCAAGCGCGCCTGA
- a CDS encoding haloacid dehalogenase type II: MTTFRPKYITFDCHGTLINFQMAEAARDLYGDRMSEQKMLQFIADFSAYRLDEVMADWKPYAEVVHNALARTCKRNGVDFKDEDAQMVYERVPTWGPHPDVPAGLAKVAKEIPLVILSNAMNSQIMSNVEKLGAPFHAVYTAEEAQAYKPHFRAFEYMLDMLGCGPEDILHCSSSFRYDLMSAHDLGIKNKVWVNRGHEPANPYYGYTEIAGISELPGVVGL, translated from the coding sequence ATGACCACTTTCCGCCCGAAATACATCACCTTCGATTGCCACGGCACGCTGATCAACTTCCAGATGGCGGAGGCGGCACGCGATCTTTACGGCGACCGAATGAGCGAGCAGAAAATGCTGCAGTTCATCGCGGACTTCTCTGCGTACCGGCTCGATGAAGTCATGGCCGACTGGAAGCCCTATGCGGAGGTGGTCCATAACGCATTGGCGAGGACCTGCAAGCGCAACGGCGTCGACTTCAAGGACGAAGACGCCCAGATGGTATACGAACGCGTTCCCACCTGGGGGCCGCATCCGGACGTTCCGGCTGGGCTTGCCAAGGTGGCCAAGGAAATTCCGCTGGTCATCCTGTCAAATGCAATGAACTCGCAGATCATGTCCAACGTCGAGAAGCTCGGCGCGCCTTTCCACGCCGTTTACACCGCCGAAGAGGCTCAGGCCTACAAGCCGCACTTCCGGGCCTTCGAATATATGCTGGACATGCTTGGTTGCGGTCCGGAGGACATACTGCATTGCTCCTCCTCGTTCCGGTACGATCTGATGTCCGCACATGACCTCGGGATCAAGAACAAGGTTTGGGTCAATCGCGGTCACGAGCCGGCCAATCCCTATTACGGCTATACCGAGATCGCCGGCATCTCGGAATTGCCAGGCGTCGTCGGGCTCTGA
- a CDS encoding phosphotransferase enzyme family protein produces MIMVLSSEVECTADVTLLNGDRLILKTSARPEGRDSFRFQVAALAGLEGASGFAAPHIVRTSGGTLMFEEEEICGYLQTRLSGVPLHQANATPDVLYQVGQALGRLSLALEPLKLPAMHRPVLWHVGCWPRLMELEQHLPSGSVAESVRLAMSNYVELIKPQLREVAWQVTHNDPSPFNTLLTDDGVAFIDFGDGCWGPRLQDLAIAASHVVTDPSLALGGAENFIAGYASVLPLSALEAKLLVGLIKARQSALILINYWRAELFPAEAAYIKKNVARAERGLSILSALGVGEAEMAVRRAVP; encoded by the coding sequence ATGATCATGGTCCTGTCCTCGGAAGTCGAGTGTACCGCGGACGTCACCCTGTTGAACGGCGATCGGTTGATCCTCAAAACGTCAGCGCGGCCGGAAGGACGAGACAGTTTCCGCTTCCAGGTTGCGGCCCTGGCAGGGCTGGAAGGTGCTTCCGGTTTCGCAGCACCTCATATCGTGCGTACCAGCGGCGGTACGCTGATGTTCGAAGAGGAGGAGATTTGCGGCTATCTGCAGACCCGACTTTCAGGGGTGCCGCTGCACCAGGCGAACGCCACTCCGGACGTCCTTTACCAGGTCGGCCAGGCGCTTGGTAGGCTCAGTTTGGCTCTCGAGCCTCTGAAGTTGCCCGCCATGCACCGCCCAGTCCTTTGGCATGTCGGATGCTGGCCGAGGCTAATGGAACTGGAGCAGCATCTGCCTTCAGGGTCCGTTGCAGAATCCGTGCGTCTTGCCATGAGCAACTATGTCGAGCTCATCAAGCCGCAGCTGCGCGAGGTAGCATGGCAGGTCACGCACAATGACCCCAGCCCGTTCAACACACTCCTGACCGATGATGGTGTCGCGTTCATTGATTTCGGCGACGGCTGCTGGGGTCCACGGCTTCAGGATCTTGCGATTGCGGCAAGCCACGTGGTGACGGACCCGTCTTTGGCTCTGGGCGGCGCAGAAAATTTCATCGCTGGTTATGCTTCGGTGCTTCCGCTTTCCGCGCTCGAGGCAAAACTGCTCGTCGGGTTGATAAAGGCGCGGCAAAGCGCCCTCATCCTGATCAACTACTGGCGAGCCGAGCTGTTTCCGGCAGAGGCAGCATATATCAAGAAGAACGTGGCCCGAGCCGAACGCGGGCTCTCTATCCTGTCGGCGTTAGGAGTCGGGGAGGCCGAGATGGCTGTGCGTCGCGCGGTGCCTTAG
- a CDS encoding aspartate aminotransferase family protein codes for MSTDLMPNRFTPGEATIPPRESELIARRDNVLGASYRLQYRRPVHFVRGEGMWLYDPDGHRYLDFYNNVPSLGHCNPEINAAMAEQASRMSANTRYLEPRLVDYAERLVATFPEELNRVVFTCTGSESNDLALRIARLTSDSEGVIVSSHAYHGTSAATAMVSPNLGDAVRLSPAVRMVSLHGPAGVPDWQAATFFEEQVRSAIADLNRRGIGIAALLIDSIFSSDGVWVDPPGFIAGGIKAVREAGGLVIADEVQPGFGRTGTHMWGFERHEVVPDLVTLGKPMGNGFPIGAVVGRKEPMDCFGATARYSNTFGGNTVGIAAADAVLTILQRDRIPEHVHAMSERLRLGLEHLAKLHPGIRGIRNAGLFFGIDIGLDGAGEASRRAMALDIVNLMRDDGVLISTTGANEDTLKVRPPLICQAEHVDRFLEAMECALKKAVAQV; via the coding sequence ATGTCCACAGATCTCATGCCCAACCGCTTTACCCCCGGGGAAGCCACAATTCCCCCCCGCGAATCTGAGCTGATCGCCCGGCGCGACAACGTACTGGGGGCCTCCTACAGGCTCCAATACCGCCGACCGGTCCATTTCGTTCGCGGCGAGGGCATGTGGCTCTACGACCCCGACGGACATCGCTATCTGGATTTCTACAATAATGTGCCCTCTCTCGGGCATTGCAATCCCGAGATCAACGCTGCCATGGCGGAACAAGCCAGCCGAATGAGCGCAAATACCCGCTATCTCGAACCGAGGCTTGTCGACTATGCCGAACGGCTCGTGGCCACCTTTCCCGAGGAGTTGAACCGCGTTGTCTTTACCTGCACGGGAAGCGAATCGAACGATCTGGCGCTCCGGATCGCCCGGCTGACCAGCGACAGTGAGGGCGTGATCGTCTCTTCCCACGCCTATCACGGCACCAGCGCGGCAACGGCGATGGTGTCGCCCAATCTGGGCGACGCCGTCAGGCTCAGTCCTGCCGTACGGATGGTGTCGCTGCACGGGCCCGCGGGCGTACCGGACTGGCAAGCTGCAACGTTCTTTGAAGAACAGGTTCGCTCCGCTATCGCCGATTTGAATCGACGTGGCATTGGCATCGCGGCCCTGCTCATCGACAGCATTTTCTCCAGCGACGGCGTCTGGGTGGACCCGCCTGGCTTCATCGCCGGCGGGATCAAGGCGGTGCGGGAGGCGGGCGGTCTCGTGATCGCGGATGAAGTGCAGCCGGGCTTTGGACGCACGGGCACACATATGTGGGGTTTTGAGCGGCACGAAGTTGTTCCGGACCTCGTTACCCTCGGCAAGCCGATGGGCAATGGATTTCCGATCGGCGCCGTCGTCGGCCGTAAGGAACCGATGGATTGCTTTGGCGCTACTGCCCGGTACTCAAATACCTTCGGCGGCAATACCGTCGGGATCGCGGCGGCTGACGCCGTCCTGACAATCTTGCAAAGGGATCGGATCCCCGAGCATGTGCACGCCATGAGTGAGCGCCTGAGGCTGGGGTTGGAGCATCTTGCCAAGCTGCACCCCGGCATTCGCGGTATTCGAAATGCCGGGCTGTTCTTCGGCATCGACATCGGGTTGGATGGAGCGGGAGAGGCCAGCCGGCGCGCCATGGCTTTGGATATCGTAAACCTGATGCGTGACGATGGCGTTCTCATCAGTACGACGGGCGCCAACGAGGATACGCTGAAGGTGCGCCCGCCGCTGATTTGCCAGGCGGAGCATGTGGACCGGTTCCTCGAAGCCATGGAGTGCGCGCTCAAGAAGGCCGTCGCGCAGGTGTAA
- a CDS encoding Lrp/AsnC family transcriptional regulator produces MKLDRIDVKILHVLQQNGRMTNVELSEVVNLSPSPCLMRVKKLQSEGFIEGYSAQINVAKLGQTLTVFTEVTLKNHRQTDFARFLAAVEKIDQLIECHVVSGGYDYLLKFVTTGIGEYQEIMERLVELDVGIDKYFSFVVLKSPVGKRHLPLTNLFRP; encoded by the coding sequence ATGAAACTCGATCGGATCGACGTCAAGATCCTGCACGTGCTGCAGCAGAATGGCCGAATGACAAATGTGGAACTTTCGGAGGTGGTGAACCTATCGCCGAGCCCGTGCCTCATGCGCGTGAAGAAGCTGCAGTCGGAGGGCTTTATTGAGGGCTATTCGGCGCAGATCAATGTCGCCAAGTTGGGGCAGACGTTAACGGTGTTCACCGAGGTCACGCTCAAGAACCACCGGCAGACCGACTTTGCACGCTTCCTCGCCGCCGTTGAGAAGATCGATCAATTAATCGAGTGCCATGTGGTCTCCGGCGGCTACGACTACCTCTTAAAATTCGTGACCACCGGGATCGGCGAATATCAGGAGATCATGGAGCGGCTGGTCGAGTTGGACGTCGGCATCGACAAATATTTCAGCTTCGTCGTGCTGAAATCACCGGTCGGGAAGCGGCACCTGCCGCTGACGAACCTGTTTCGGCCATAG
- a CDS encoding NAD(P)/FAD-dependent oxidoreductase has protein sequence MKFLPYWHDNTPAFAGAAEGPVDGHYDVAVIGGGFTGLGAARQFAKAGAKVVVLEAEKVGWGASGRNGGHLNNGLAHSYLAAKAELGKQRAIALYKALDDSIDTIESLIGEEGIDCNFRRAGKLKLASKPQHFDAIARNFEAVHAEVDPDTALLGAGDLNQEVGSPFFGAMLSKKSAMMHMGRYVVGLAEAAKRRGATIFEQAAVTEHQQAGSRHQLKTARASVTADAVLVATGAYTPSTFGYFRRRIITVGSFVIATRPLTEAEIAATMPGNRTCVTSMNIGNYFRLSPDNRLIFGGRARFSASADQRSDAKIGGILKASLAAIFPQLANVEIDYCWGGLVDITKDRFPRAGYHDGVWYAMGYSGHGAQLSTHLGMIIADAILDRPDRNPLKGLEWPAVPGHFGTPWFLPLVGMYFKMLDRFG, from the coding sequence ATGAAATTCCTCCCCTATTGGCACGACAATACCCCGGCCTTCGCAGGGGCGGCAGAGGGTCCGGTCGATGGCCATTACGACGTCGCAGTGATCGGCGGCGGCTTCACCGGTCTTGGCGCCGCCCGGCAGTTCGCCAAGGCGGGGGCCAAGGTCGTCGTGCTGGAGGCGGAGAAAGTCGGCTGGGGTGCCTCCGGCCGCAATGGCGGACACCTGAACAACGGGCTTGCGCATAGCTATCTGGCGGCGAAGGCCGAACTCGGCAAGCAGCGGGCGATCGCACTTTACAAGGCGCTTGACGACTCGATCGACACGATCGAGTCCTTGATCGGGGAGGAGGGCATCGACTGCAATTTCCGCCGCGCCGGAAAACTGAAGCTCGCCTCCAAGCCCCAGCATTTCGACGCGATCGCCCGCAATTTCGAAGCCGTGCATGCGGAGGTCGACCCGGACACAGCGCTTCTCGGAGCAGGCGACCTGAACCAGGAAGTCGGCTCCCCCTTCTTCGGCGCGATGCTCTCAAAAAAGAGCGCGATGATGCACATGGGCCGCTACGTCGTCGGGCTCGCCGAGGCAGCCAAGCGTCGCGGCGCGACGATCTTCGAGCAGGCAGCCGTTACGGAACATCAGCAGGCGGGCAGCCGCCATCAACTGAAAACCGCCCGGGCTAGCGTCACCGCGGATGCCGTGCTTGTCGCCACCGGGGCCTACACGCCCTCGACCTTCGGCTATTTCCGCCGCCGGATCATCACGGTCGGCAGTTTCGTCATAGCCACGCGGCCGCTGACCGAAGCGGAGATCGCGGCGACGATGCCCGGCAACCGCACCTGCGTCACGTCAATGAATATCGGCAACTATTTCCGGCTCTCGCCGGACAACCGCCTGATCTTCGGCGGCCGCGCCCGCTTCTCGGCAAGCGCCGACCAGCGCTCCGATGCAAAGATCGGCGGGATACTCAAGGCAAGCCTCGCAGCGATCTTCCCGCAACTCGCCAATGTCGAGATCGACTATTGTTGGGGCGGCCTCGTCGACATAACCAAGGACCGCTTCCCGCGCGCCGGCTATCATGACGGCGTCTGGTACGCCATGGGCTATTCCGGCCACGGGGCGCAGCTTTCCACGCATCTCGGCATGATCATCGCCGACGCGATCCTCGACCGGCCCGACCGCAATCCGCTGAAGGGTCTCGAATGGCCGGCGGTGCCGGGACATTTCGGCACACCCTGGTTCCTGCCGCTGGTTGGCATGTATTTCAAGATGCTGGACAGGTTCGGGTAG
- a CDS encoding 4-hydroxythreonine-4-phosphate dehydrogenase translates to MLTRNDRAIPDALEQLPLVLSAGVRHIGFKDIGLPFEVLSDLNREIRAAGAKSYLEVVSLDRASEIASVRAALTLGVDYLLGGTHVDDVLPLLKGSGIRYYPFPGRIAGHPSVLDGSTTEIVASAKDLAAREGVHGLDLLAYRADVDVADLIRAVCDAVAKPVIVAGSIDRAERIHAVVSGRAAGFTVGTAALEGRFPAAIPGLAHQLLTITSIKNQAKALAEQ, encoded by the coding sequence ATGCTGACCCGCAACGACCGGGCGATCCCGGACGCGCTGGAACAGCTTCCCTTGGTGCTTTCTGCGGGTGTCCGTCATATCGGCTTCAAGGATATCGGCCTGCCCTTCGAGGTGCTTTCCGACCTGAACCGGGAAATCCGGGCCGCAGGCGCGAAGAGTTATCTCGAAGTGGTTTCACTCGACCGCGCCAGCGAAATCGCGTCGGTGCGCGCCGCCCTCACGCTCGGCGTCGACTATCTGCTTGGCGGCACCCATGTCGACGACGTCCTTCCCCTCCTTAAGGGAAGTGGGATCCGCTACTACCCCTTCCCCGGCCGCATTGCAGGCCATCCCAGCGTTCTGGATGGGTCCACGACGGAGATCGTTGCAAGCGCAAAGGACCTTGCCGCCCGTGAGGGCGTCCATGGCCTCGATCTCCTTGCCTATCGCGCCGATGTCGATGTCGCAGACCTTATCCGGGCCGTCTGCGACGCCGTCGCCAAGCCGGTCATCGTCGCAGGCTCGATCGACCGCGCCGAACGCATCCATGCCGTCGTCAGCGGCCGGGCCGCCGGCTTCACGGTCGGCACCGCCGCCCTGGAGGGCCGCTTCCCTGCAGCCATTCCAGGCTTGGCGCATCAGCTCCTGACGATCACTTCCATAAAGAACCAGGCGAAAGCGCTAGCCGAGCAGTAG
- the pdxA gene encoding 4-hydroxythreonine-4-phosphate dehydrogenase PdxA — MNTSLPLAVTMGDASGIGPEIVAKTMLARTDLRRNIVGGDPAVMAKAIASLGGGLPMNEIHDVADAKPDGALNILAATRIETPPALGKVSATSGRMAYDAVVAAIDLARTGKVAGIVTAPIHKEALAAAGLPYPGHTEILAAKGGAGRVAMMLANDDIRSVLVTIHCSLADAIRQADFPAQMSAIRLAHQGGRALGFARPRIAVAGLNPHAGEGGLFGDEEIRIIAPAIAAARSEGIDASGPWPGDTVFMQARNGRFDLVVAQYHDQGLIPVKYLGLEKGVNITLGLPFVRTSPDHGTAFDIAGRGIADPRSLETAIDYARRLAKAPCDQED; from the coding sequence ATGAACACCTCCCTGCCGCTTGCCGTCACCATGGGCGATGCATCCGGCATCGGGCCGGAGATCGTGGCAAAGACGATGCTTGCCCGCACCGACCTACGTCGCAACATCGTCGGCGGCGACCCGGCCGTGATGGCGAAGGCCATCGCCAGCCTCGGCGGCGGTTTGCCCATGAACGAGATCCATGACGTCGCCGACGCGAAGCCGGATGGCGCCCTGAATATCCTCGCCGCGACCCGCATCGAAACCCCACCAGCACTCGGCAAGGTGAGCGCCACCAGCGGCCGCATGGCCTATGATGCCGTCGTGGCGGCGATCGATCTCGCCAGGACGGGCAAAGTCGCCGGCATCGTGACGGCGCCGATCCACAAGGAGGCGCTTGCCGCTGCGGGGCTTCCATACCCCGGCCACACGGAAATCCTCGCGGCAAAAGGTGGTGCGGGGCGCGTGGCGATGATGCTCGCCAATGACGATATCCGCTCGGTGCTGGTGACGATCCATTGTTCGCTGGCAGACGCGATCCGCCAGGCCGATTTTCCGGCACAGATGTCCGCGATACGCCTCGCCCACCAGGGGGGTCGCGCGTTGGGTTTCGCCCGCCCCCGCATCGCTGTTGCGGGGCTCAATCCGCATGCCGGCGAAGGCGGTCTCTTCGGAGATGAGGAGATCCGCATCATCGCGCCCGCCATCGCGGCAGCCCGCTCGGAAGGCATAGACGCCAGCGGCCCATGGCCCGGCGATACGGTTTTCATGCAGGCGCGAAACGGCCGCTTCGATCTGGTCGTCGCGCAGTATCACGACCAGGGGCTGATCCCGGTCAAGTATCTCGGACTGGAAAAGGGCGTGAACATCACGCTCGGCCTGCCCTTCGTGCGCACAAGTCCCGACCACGGCACCGCCTTCGACATCGCCGGCCGTGGCATTGCCGATCCGAGGAGTCTCGAAACAGCGATCGACTACGCCCGCCGACTGGCGAAGGCACCGTGCGACCAGGAGGATTGA
- a CDS encoding four-carbon acid sugar kinase family protein: MQTDAAHVTRQAVTTLADRPFLYKTIDSTLRGHIRVEIAAAFQASSRPRLVIAPAFPAAGRTTIDGIQLLHGEPVAQTAYGRDAVHPAHTSRIEDLIEPGLGRIAKISAHAEEGEIGKAIGGAPVVIVDACEQVMLNRRIAQIQKHGPALWVGSPGMAEALATVVERRTGQDIFTPEATPHRVLVLVGSANHVSHLQCETLAATGASVAIRATDIDETASVVCIRTPHIRTSDPAKALATLVDEAEIALARHRYDAIVATGGETMHALLERLSLHAFDLIRELEPGFPLGCARLADGRMMLLAMKAGGFGSAVTLRNAADTIRRIGKEHA; this comes from the coding sequence ATGCAAACCGATGCAGCGCATGTGACGCGCCAGGCGGTAACGACGCTTGCAGACAGGCCGTTCCTATATAAGACGATTGACTCCACCCTGCGTGGCCATATCCGCGTGGAAATTGCCGCCGCATTCCAGGCCAGCAGCCGGCCACGTTTGGTCATCGCACCTGCTTTTCCCGCTGCCGGGCGCACGACGATCGACGGCATTCAACTGCTGCACGGTGAGCCGGTTGCGCAAACGGCGTACGGCCGCGACGCAGTCCATCCCGCCCACACGTCTCGCATCGAAGACTTGATCGAGCCCGGCCTCGGCCGGATCGCTAAAATTTCCGCCCACGCCGAGGAGGGCGAGATCGGCAAGGCCATTGGCGGCGCTCCGGTAGTCATCGTCGATGCATGCGAGCAGGTGATGCTGAATCGTCGGATTGCGCAGATCCAGAAGCACGGCCCGGCGCTTTGGGTCGGCTCGCCGGGCATGGCGGAGGCGTTAGCCACGGTAGTCGAGCGGCGCACAGGCCAGGACATCTTCACGCCCGAAGCCACGCCGCACCGTGTTCTCGTGCTTGTCGGCAGCGCAAACCATGTCAGCCATTTGCAGTGCGAGACGTTGGCCGCGACAGGCGCTTCGGTCGCAATCCGTGCGACGGATATCGACGAGACAGCTTCTGTCGTCTGCATCCGTACCCCGCACATCCGCACCAGCGACCCGGCGAAGGCGCTCGCCACCCTGGTGGACGAGGCAGAGATCGCATTAGCCCGGCATCGATACGACGCCATCGTCGCAACGGGTGGCGAAACGATGCACGCCCTTTTGGAACGGCTCTCCCTTCACGCTTTCGATTTGATCCGCGAACTCGAGCCCGGTTTTCCCCTCGGCTGCGCTCGTCTTGCCGATGGACGAATGATGCTGCTCGCCATGAAGGCAGGCGGCTTCGGTTCCGCCGTGACGCTGCGCAATGCCGCCGACACCATTCGCCGAATTGGAAAGGAGCACGCATGA
- a CDS encoding LysR substrate-binding domain-containing protein, translated as MSPPIVVSCERSVAMRWLIPRLSEFQDRQPEIDLHLSVGGGGFDFARDHITLAIRRLDFAIEANWQVERLIEEEVGPVMHPAMADRFAAGGYVALAAKTRPDAWQKWSAAHPDAPKPRSTRFLDHHFLMVEAAAGGLGVAMCPKIIAIDDIRNGRLDAPLGFQPDGSHYGIIRSALAKKTSGIDQFVSWLLATIQEDFYAAS; from the coding sequence GTGTCCCCGCCGATCGTCGTTTCCTGCGAACGGTCCGTTGCCATGCGCTGGCTGATCCCGCGGCTCTCGGAGTTCCAGGATCGCCAGCCCGAGATCGACCTTCACCTTTCCGTCGGTGGTGGGGGCTTCGATTTTGCGCGCGACCATATCACGCTCGCGATCCGCAGGCTCGATTTCGCGATCGAGGCGAACTGGCAGGTCGAACGGTTGATCGAAGAGGAAGTCGGTCCCGTCATGCATCCCGCCATGGCGGATCGGTTTGCGGCCGGTGGTTATGTTGCGCTTGCTGCAAAGACCCGGCCGGACGCCTGGCAGAAGTGGTCCGCCGCCCATCCGGACGCGCCGAAGCCGCGCTCGACGCGCTTTCTTGACCATCATTTCCTGATGGTGGAGGCCGCAGCCGGCGGTCTGGGTGTGGCCATGTGCCCCAAGATCATTGCCATCGACGATATCCGCAATGGCCGCCTCGATGCGCCACTCGGCTTTCAGCCTGATGGCTCACATTACGGCATCATTCGTTCGGCGCTGGCGAAGAAGACGAGTGGGATCGATCAATTTGTGTCTTGGCTTCTCGCCACCATTCAAGAAGATTTCTATGCTGCGTCTTGA
- a CDS encoding FadR/GntR family transcriptional regulator: protein MSVVLKDFIEAEGLEPGDRLPPERDLALKLGLPRTALRRMLASLEKEGRLIRHVGRGTFIAGSGVTSTALRRPPGSTGDALRTYPAEVFEARLIMEPKIAALAALRATRQEIDEMQKSIDRGSAAETLVEFEKWDAVFHRIIVGAARNGLLASLYEGIHTVRAGNLWGKMKEQSLTPERMKAYIAKHQATLDAIKDRDSREAERNMYDHIVEARANILGPNA, encoded by the coding sequence ATGAGCGTAGTCTTGAAGGATTTCATCGAAGCCGAAGGTCTGGAGCCCGGAGATCGATTACCGCCTGAGCGCGATCTGGCGCTCAAACTCGGGCTGCCCCGCACCGCACTTCGACGAATGCTTGCTTCTCTGGAGAAGGAAGGCCGGCTCATCAGGCATGTGGGCAGGGGGACATTTATCGCTGGCAGCGGGGTTACCTCGACGGCCCTGCGTCGCCCGCCAGGCAGCACGGGAGACGCGTTGCGCACCTATCCGGCCGAGGTTTTCGAGGCTCGGCTGATCATGGAACCCAAGATCGCCGCCTTGGCGGCGTTACGGGCGACCAGACAGGAGATCGACGAAATGCAGAAATCGATCGATCGGGGCAGCGCGGCTGAAACCTTGGTCGAATTCGAGAAATGGGACGCTGTCTTTCACCGCATCATCGTCGGAGCCGCCCGCAATGGCCTTCTCGCCTCGCTCTATGAAGGTATTCACACGGTACGGGCAGGAAACCTCTGGGGGAAAATGAAGGAGCAGTCACTAACCCCTGAGCGCATGAAGGCTTATATCGCCAAGCATCAGGCCACTCTTGACGCCATCAAAGATCGCGACAGCAGAGAGGCCGAGCGAAACATGTACGACCACATTGTCGAAGCCAGAGCAAATATACTTGGCCCGAATGCCTGA